TTGTTAAAATCCCATCCATATTCCTTTTTAAACATAAGTCTTCTTATAACCTTACCTAAATCATTTATATGAAGGTCTATCTTTATACTATCCAAATCAATTAAATAATAATCATTACCTTTTTTTATTATATTTTGATAGTAAATACTGTCATGACATATACTTTTTTTACTATTAGCATTTTTAGATAAGGAATAATAATCTGATGAATTTAATAAATTCATAGAAGCAATACCAATATTATAAAAATCATCAATAACAGAATTGTAAAGGCTATCGAAATTTGTAACTTGCCTTTTATTTTCAATTATATACTTAAAATATTGTAATTCATTTAATTTATTTGAAAAGATCTTAGGCCAATTTTTTAGATTATTTCTTAATTTTAATTTTGAGCCGTCAATTTTAAGAGTGGTTATATGAAAATTAGCTAATAATTTCATGCATTTACGTGCCTCTTCTATGTCATTTAGATCACATTCATGACCATTTATCCATTCAGTAACATAATAATAGGATTTATTATGCTTTACAAATAAATGTCCCTTAGAAGTCTTAAGATATTTTGCAGTGTAAGGAAAACCATGTTTATTTAATTCTTCTACTAAAATGCTTCCATTTATAGGTTTTTTCCTGCTTTTTCGAATTTGTTTTAAACAAATGTTGCCAATATCAGTTTTTACTTTATAAACACTCCTAACTCTTTTTACATCTAAAACCTGTAATTTATAATTTTTTAGTATCTTTTTTATAAAATTCTTTTCTTTTTTCGTAATTCTACTTTCATCATTTAAGAGTTTTCTATCTCCCATAAGAATACCTCCCAATACTATCTAATAGATTATATTACTTATGGGATAAATTATTACAAAAATAAAAGGTCATCCTATATTGATGGCCTTTTATTAGCTATTCATTAGAAGCTTTTACTGACACTGGTTGTTCAAAAACTCCTCTTTTAACTTCTGTAGCAGTTATATTTTTGGCATTTAATTTTTCACCCATGTAATTGCAAGCATCCCAAGGATTTACTCTATC
This window of the Clostridium cochlearium genome carries:
- a CDS encoding CotS family spore coat protein, translated to MGDRKLLNDESRITKKEKNFIKKILKNYKLQVLDVKRVRSVYKVKTDIGNICLKQIRKSRKKPINGSILVEELNKHGFPYTAKYLKTSKGHLFVKHNKSYYYVTEWINGHECDLNDIEEARKCMKLLANFHITTLKIDGSKLKLRNNLKNWPKIFSNKLNELQYFKYIIENKRQVTNFDSLYNSVIDDFYNIGIASMNLLNSSDYYSLSKNANSKKSICHDSIYYQNIIKKGNDYYLIDLDSIKIDLHINDLGKVIRRLMFKKEYGWDFNKAKELIEAYSSVNPLSHSHLEAMLCIIVFPHKFWKLGKQRYIKKKHWSEKKYIKKLNKLIQFDSPQQKFIKDYIEYLAQ